From Coffea arabica cultivar ET-39 chromosome 2e, Coffea Arabica ET-39 HiFi, whole genome shotgun sequence, the proteins below share one genomic window:
- the LOC113729580 gene encoding abscisic acid receptor PYL11-like, whose amino-acid sequence MYHNPIPSHQESNQNSKALLKMMSQYHAHDDLFPNQCTSSLVQEIDAPLSLVWSLVRQFDNPQAYKLFIKNCTMTAGDGGIGSVREVMVVSGLPAETSRERLDKLDDDLHVMEFSIIGGDHRLVNYQSTTTLHEDDGGRSDQTVVIESYVVDIDLHVMEFSIIGGDHRLVNYQSTTTLHEDDGGRSDQTVVIESYVVDIPPDSSEMDTCLFADTIVACNLRSLAKISEKMARKVQVPPAA is encoded by the coding sequence ATGTATCACAACCCCATTCCAAGTCATCAAGAAAGTAACCAAAACTCCAAAGCACTACTAAAGATGATGAGCCAATATCACGCCCACGATGATCTCTTCCCAAACCAGTGCACTTCAAGCCTAGTCCAAGAAATAGACGCACCGCTTTCTCTGGTCTGGTCTTTGGTCCGTCAATTCGACAACCCACAAGCCTACAAGCTGTTCATCAAGAACTGCACCATGACAGCCGGTGACGGCGGCATCGGAAGCGTCCGGGAGGTCATGGTCGTGTCAGGTTTGCCGGCTGAAACAAGCAGGGAAAGACTAGATAAACTGGATGATGACTTGCATGTTATGGAGTTCAGCATAATTGGCGGCGATCATAGGCTTGTGAATTATCAGTCCACAACTACGTTGCATGAGGATGATGGCGGAAGGAGTGATCAGACGGTGGTGATTGAATCTTACGTTGTGGATATTGACTTGCATGTTATGGAGTTCAGCATAATTGGCGGCGATCATAGGCTTGTGAATTATCAGTCCACAACTACGTTGCATGAGGATGATGGCGGAAGGAGTGATCAGACGGTGGTGATTGAATCTTACGTTGTGGATATTCCACCGGACAGTAGTGAGATGGATACGTGCTTGTTTGCTGACACTATAGTTGCCTGTAACCTGAGGTCTTTGGCTAAAATCAGTGAGAAAATGGCACGGAAAGTTCAAGTTCCTCCAGCCGCTTGA
- the LOC113729593 gene encoding uncharacterized protein At4g15970, which yields MDVEDGRITGENDQKPSEPGGYHLLHHQNHHNFSTKSIIKIALLTIAALVACLVLYHSPYHVQYLLPASHNPFPSSSASQESTKANQSSLPSSDQGKSSDAGNLSPPPTDILQGNVSATANNDLTSQANLSPPMTTNNYTVQENLPSPDKVENEATKLEIVLRKAAMEDKTVILTTLNAAWTAPNSIFDLFLESFKIGNGTQWLLNHVVVLALDQKAYSHCTEVHPHCHSVSTEGVDFSGEAHFMSQDYLKMMWRRIDFLHTVLKMGYNFIFTDADVMWFRDPLSHLYSDADFQIACDHYWYTSTDLNNSPNGGFNYVKSNNRTIQFYKFWYTSKDRFPGQHDQDVLNGIKFDPFINEIGLKIRFLDTAFYGGFCEPSKDLNLVCTMHANCCIGLDNKIHDLRMLIEDWKKYMALPNEEKTMTPQTWTVPRICG from the exons ATGGATGTGGAAGATGGCAGGATCACCGGTGAAAATGATCAGAAACCATCAGAACCTGGCGGCTACCACCTCCTTCACCACCAGAACCACCACAATTTCTCTACTAAAAGCATCATCAAGATAGCCCTTTTAACCATTGCGGCCCTTGTAGCGTGCCTCGTCCTTTATCATTCCCCTTATCACGTACAGTATCTCTTGCCCGCTTCCCATAATCCATTTCCCAGTAGCAGTGCATCTCAGGAATCTACAAAAGCAAACCAATCTTCGTTGCCTTCTTCTGATCAAGGAAAATCTTCCGATGCCGGAAATTTGTCACCTCCACCGACTGACATCTTGCAAGGAAATGTATCTGCAACTGCTAACAATGACTTGACTAGTCAGGCAAATTTATCTCCTCCGATGACGACAAACAATTATACTGTTCAAGAAAACCTACCTTCGCCG GATAAAGTAGAAAATGAAGCAACCAAGTTGGAGATAGTACTGAGAAAAGCAGCCATGGAGGACAAAACCGTTATCCTAACAACACTAAATGCAGCTTGGACAGCACCAAATTCAATATTTGATCTCTTTCTTGAGAGCTTCAAAATTGGAAATGGAACACAATGGCTGTTGAATCACGTAGTAGTTCTGGCTTTGGACCAGAAGGCGTACTCTCACTGCACGGAAGTACACCCTCATTGTCATTCAGTTTCCACTGAAGGCGTGGATTTTTCTGGTGAGGCACATTTTATGAGCCAAGATTATTTGAAGATGATGTGGAGAAGGATTGATTTTCTGCACACTGTTCTTAAGATGGGATACAACTTCATTTTCACG GATGCCGATGTCATGTGGTTTCGAGATCCACTCTCACATTTGTATTCAGATGCAGATTTTCAAATTGCATGCGATCATTATTGGTACACCTCTACTGACCTGAATAACTCTCCAAATGGAGGATTTAACTATGTGAAATCGAATAACCGAACAATCCAATTTTACAAGTTTTGGTACACATCAAAAGACAGATTTCCCGGTCAACATGATCAAGATGTGCTTAATGGGATCAAGTTTGACCCCTTCATCAATGAGATTGGGCTCAAGATTAGGTTCTTGGACACAGCTTTCTACGGTGGATTTTGTGAGCCTAGTAAAGATCTTAATCTTGTTTGCACCATGCATGCGAATTGTTGTATTGGTCTAGACAATAAAATTCATGATCTTAGGATGTTAATTGAGGATTGGAAAAAATACATGGCATTGCCAAATGAAGAAAAGACTATGACACCACAAACTTGGACAGTTCCAAGAATTTGTGGATGA
- the LOC113731082 gene encoding low-temperature-induced cysteine proteinase-like, producing MDYKYQKSWIGIMQMTTMTHASLLLLVLFLILVTFTTLSSGLLNDQYSIIGKNDEEFLSEERVAEIFQEWKDKHGKVYKHVQEAEKRFQNFRKNLKYIVEKNSMRQSNSGHVVGLNKFADMSNEEFKKVYISKIKDGKRITDQRGEFNIALRKSNAASCEAPTSLDWRKHGVVTGVKDQGGCGSCWSFSTTGAIEGINALVTGDLISLSEQELVDCDATNDGCEGGYMDYAFEWVISNGGIDTESDYPYTGIDGTCNITKEERKIVTIDGYKDVADEESALLCAVVQQPISVGIDGSAIDFQLYTGGIYDGECSDNPDDIDHAVLIVGYGSQGGEDYWIIKNSWGTYWGMEGYAYIRRNTKLKNGVCAINAMASYPTKESSSSPSPYPSPAVPPPPPVNPPPPPPPSPSPSDCGDYSYCPPDETCCCLLEFRHFCFVQGCCDYENAVCCTGTDYCCPSDFPICDVDDGLCLRNFGDFLGVAAKKRTMAKHKFPWSKTHEVKKAYKPLLWKRNQLAAMR from the exons ATGGACTATAAATATCAGAAATCATGGATAGGGATAATGCAGATGACAACAATGACCCATGCTTCCCTTCTTTTGCTAgttcttttcttgattttggtcaCGTTTACAACCTTGAGCTCCGGTCTTCTTAATGATCAATACTCAATTATAGGCAAAAATGATGAAGAGTTTCTTTCAGAGGAAAGGGTCGCTGAGATCTTCCAAGAATGGAAGGACAAGCATGGAAAAGTGTACAAACATGTACAGGAGGCAGAGAAGAGGTTCCAGAATTTCAGAAAAAATTTGAAGTATATAGTGGAGAAGAACTCAATGAGGCAATCGAACTCAGGGCATGTTGTGGGGTTGAACAAATTTGCTGATATGAGTAATGAGGAGTTCAAGAAGGTGTATATTTCAAAGATCAAGGATGGGAAGAGGATAACAGATCAAAGAGGTGAGTTTAATATTGCTTTGAGAAAGTCCAATGCAGCCTCTTGTGAAGCTCCTACATCTTTGGACTGGAGGAAGCATGGGGTTGTGACTGGCGTTAAGGACCAGGGAGGGTGTG GAAGTTGTTGGTCATTTTCTACGACTGGAGCCATAGAAGGAATAAATGCACTAGTCACAGGAGATCTCATTAGCCTTTCAGAGCAAGAACTCGTGGACTGTGATGCAACCAATGATGGCTGTGAAGGTGGATATATGGACTATGCTTTTGAGTGGGTGATCAGCAATGGAGGGATTGATACTGAATCTGATTATCCATACACTGGCATAGATGGCACCTGCAACATCACTAAG GAGGAACGCAAGATTGTAACAATTGATGGCTACAAAGATGTGGCAGACGAAGAGAGTGCCCTGCTTTGTGCTGTCGTCCAGCAACCTATTAGTGTGGGCATAGATGGTTCTGCAATAGATTTTCAGCTATATACCGGA GGGATATATGATGGAGAGTGCTCAGACAATCCAGATGATATAGATCATGCAGTTCTAATAGTTGGTTATGGTTCTCAAGGTGGTGAGGACTATTGGATCATAAAGAATTCATGGGGTACCTATTGGGGAATGGAGGGATATGCCTATATAAGAAGAAACACTAAGTTGAAAAACGGTGTTTGTGCAATCAATGCAATGGCTTCTTATCCAACCAAAGAATCCTCTTCTTCTCCATCTCCTTATCCCTCCCCTGCTGTTCCACCACCTCCACCAGTAAATCCACCGCCGCCACCACCGCCTTCTCCATCTCCTAGTGATTGTGGAGACTACTCTTACTGTCCACCAGATGAGACATGCTGCTGTCTCCTTGAATTCCGCCACTTTTGCTTCGTGCAAGGTTGCTGTGATTACGAAAATGCTGTTTGCTGTACTGGCACAGATTATTGCTGTCCTAGTGACTTTCCGATTTGCGATGTTGATGATGGCCTTTGTCTCAGG AACTTTGGAGACTTCCTGGGAGTGGCAGCAAAGAAGCGAACAATGGCTAAGCACAAATTTCCATGGAGTAAAACTCACGAAGTCAAGAAGGCTTACAAGCCTCTCCTATGGAAGAGGAATCAGTTAGCAGCAATGCGCTGA